The following proteins come from a genomic window of Geomonas sp. RF6:
- a CDS encoding SDR family oxidoreductase, with amino-acid sequence MKRKEGKKETVVVTGASAGVGRAVACAFGRTGARVALLARDRERLESVRREVEAAGGEGLVVVTDVADPGQVERAAQETEEAFGPIDIWVNNAMTSVFSPFTEMTPEEFRRVTEVTYLGTVYGTWSALKRMMPRDRGVIVQVGSALADRSIPLQSAYCGGKHAIRGFTDSLRCELLHSCSGVHLTMVQLPAMNTPQFAWVKSRLPFKAQPVPPIYQPEVAARAIVWAAHHRRRELWVGVPTVESFLGNRLFPGLLDRYLARKGYAAQQTDEPEVPDRPNNLWETVPGPFGARGTFDERAQEGSPEVWMAEHKWQLALAAAGSAGLLLSLARCRRKKRRRFRIFR; translated from the coding sequence GTGAAAAGGAAAGAGGGGAAGAAGGAGACAGTGGTGGTGACGGGTGCTTCGGCCGGCGTCGGGCGTGCCGTCGCCTGCGCTTTCGGCCGCACCGGCGCCCGGGTGGCGCTTCTGGCGCGGGACCGCGAGCGTCTCGAGTCGGTGCGGCGGGAAGTGGAGGCGGCCGGGGGTGAAGGTCTTGTGGTTGTCACCGACGTCGCCGATCCCGGGCAGGTGGAGCGCGCAGCACAGGAGACGGAGGAGGCCTTCGGCCCGATCGACATCTGGGTGAACAACGCCATGACTTCCGTCTTCTCACCCTTCACCGAGATGACCCCGGAGGAGTTCCGGCGGGTGACTGAGGTGACGTATCTCGGGACGGTGTACGGCACCTGGTCGGCGCTGAAGCGGATGATGCCGCGCGACCGCGGGGTGATTGTCCAGGTCGGCTCCGCGCTGGCGGACCGGAGCATCCCGCTTCAGTCCGCCTACTGCGGCGGAAAGCACGCCATTCGCGGCTTCACCGACTCGCTCCGCTGCGAGCTCCTGCACAGCTGCTCCGGTGTGCACCTCACCATGGTGCAGCTTCCCGCCATGAACACCCCGCAGTTCGCTTGGGTGAAGTCGCGCCTCCCCTTCAAGGCGCAGCCGGTCCCTCCGATCTATCAGCCGGAGGTGGCGGCGCGCGCCATCGTCTGGGCGGCGCACCACAGGAGGCGTGAGCTCTGGGTCGGGGTGCCGACGGTGGAGTCGTTCCTCGGAAACCGTCTTTTCCCCGGACTCCTCGACCGTTACCTGGCCCGCAAGGGGTATGCGGCGCAACAGACCGATGAGCCGGAGGTACCGGATCGGCCGAACAACCTGTGGGAAACTGTTCCCGGCCCCTTCGGAGCTCGGGGCACCTTCGATGAGAGGGCGCAGGAGGGCAGCCCCGAAGTGTGGATGGCGGAGCACAAATGGCAACTGGCCCTGGCCGCCGCGGGGAGCGCCGGGCTCCTCCTCTCTCTCGCCAGGTGCCGCAGGAAGAAGCGACGCAGGTTCAGAATTTTCCGCTGA
- a CDS encoding DUF2231 domain-containing protein, which yields MISAASIKKHPLHPMLIPLPIGLWLFSLFCDVMTLRTGSGVWKSCAFYTMAGGVAGALLAALPGAWDLYRMRPSRAKRIGIWHMCINLTVVTLYAVNLWWRWRFCSWSIRPLELGLSVLAVLLLAVSGWLGGEMVYVHGVAVDPVDEGAQGRKE from the coding sequence ATGATTAGCGCCGCCAGCATAAAGAAGCACCCGCTCCACCCGATGCTGATACCACTCCCGATCGGGTTGTGGCTCTTTTCCCTCTTTTGCGACGTGATGACGCTGCGTACCGGGAGCGGCGTCTGGAAAAGCTGCGCCTTCTACACCATGGCGGGGGGGGTCGCCGGTGCGCTCCTCGCCGCCCTGCCCGGAGCGTGGGACCTGTACCGGATGCGCCCCTCGCGTGCGAAGAGGATAGGGATCTGGCACATGTGCATCAATCTCACCGTTGTCACTCTGTACGCGGTCAATCTCTGGTGGCGCTGGCGATTCTGCTCCTGGAGCATCAGGCCGCTGGAGCTGGGACTCTCGGTCCTCGCGGTCCTTCTCCTCGCCGTTTCCGGCTGGCTCGGGGGGGAGATGGTGTACGTGCACGGGGTAGCGGTCGATCCGGTCGACGAGGGTGCACAGGGGAGGAAGGAGTGA
- a CDS encoding FAD-binding and (Fe-S)-binding domain-containing protein, whose translation MPDPRQHEEFVHTSLNPGALEADLKYQVDAEVRFDAGSRALYATDASNYRQVPIGVVIPRNAGAVVKALEVCHRHGAPVVSRGGGTGLCGQTCNVAVVIDHSKYLNRILEIDPDRKFARVEPGTILDHLRSQAENYHLTFGPDPATHSYNTLGGMIGNNSCGVHSVMAGRTVDNVLELDVVTYDGVRMTVGPTSEEELREIIAAGGRRGEIYGGLRDLRDRYGDLVRQRYPKIPRRVSGYNLDELLPERNFNVAHALVGTEGTCVTILEAKLRLVHSPPARSVLLLGYPDVYSAADHIDDILRCDPIGLEGLDEMLTHFVKEKGLHPENLELLPEGKGWLLAEFGGDTKEEANENAKRAMEALRKVKSPPSMKVYLSEHEEKRIWEIRESGLGATANVPGVPLSWPGWEDAAVPPHNLGAYLRDFRKLLDEYSLTAALYGHFGDGCIHCRITFDLFSAQGVKNFTSFLDRATDLVVRYGGSFSAEHGDGQSKAIYLRKMYGDELIEAFRQFKTLWDPQWKMNPGKVIDPYRPDENLRLGVEYNPIQPETHFRFPNDEGSFARATLRCVGVGKCRRTHDAFMCPSFQVTREEMHTTRGRAHLLFEMFRGDFLKDGWRSKEVLEALEYCLSCKGCKGECPVNVDVATYKAEFLSHYYRSRLRPRPAYSMGLIGRWGRIGARMPRMANFFSRTPGLSTVAKGIGGIAQERTIPLFAAETFTAWYRRTKREPRGNRRVVLYTDIFNDSFFPETLKAALEVLERYGYAVTLLPHSPPAVRPPIDYGMIDLARREMLRAVELLSPFVRQGVPVVILEPSTAAAFRDELPGLLPQHQDGRRVTDLTFVLSEFMLREGLRPPKLSGNALLQTHCHQKAVLDGAAGRRLLTDMGLTVQEPQQSCCGMAGSFGFESGKYEISQKIAELALFPAVRRASITDYIVADGFSCRTQIMEGTSRQVLHSAELLLLAFRSAAQGDEND comes from the coding sequence ATGCCAGATCCTCGTCAGCACGAGGAGTTCGTGCACACGTCGTTGAACCCCGGCGCCCTGGAGGCGGACCTGAAATATCAGGTCGACGCCGAGGTTCGCTTCGACGCCGGGAGCCGGGCGCTCTACGCCACCGACGCCTCCAACTACCGCCAGGTGCCGATCGGGGTGGTGATCCCGAGGAATGCGGGCGCGGTGGTGAAAGCGCTGGAGGTATGCCACCGTCATGGCGCTCCCGTCGTCTCCCGCGGCGGGGGGACCGGGCTGTGCGGCCAGACCTGCAACGTGGCGGTGGTGATCGACCACTCGAAGTACCTGAACCGGATCCTGGAGATCGACCCGGACCGGAAGTTTGCTCGCGTTGAGCCGGGGACGATCCTCGATCACCTCAGAAGCCAGGCCGAGAATTACCACCTCACCTTCGGACCCGACCCCGCCACCCACAGCTACAACACCTTGGGGGGCATGATCGGCAACAACTCCTGCGGGGTGCATTCCGTGATGGCGGGTCGCACGGTGGACAACGTCCTCGAGCTCGACGTGGTGACCTACGACGGCGTCCGCATGACCGTCGGCCCGACCTCGGAGGAGGAACTCCGCGAGATCATCGCGGCCGGTGGGCGGCGCGGCGAGATCTACGGGGGGTTGCGGGACCTGCGCGACCGGTACGGTGATCTCGTGCGGCAGCGCTACCCGAAGATCCCGCGCCGCGTCTCCGGGTACAACCTGGACGAGCTCCTCCCGGAGCGGAATTTCAACGTCGCGCACGCGCTTGTCGGAACGGAAGGGACGTGCGTGACGATCCTGGAGGCGAAGCTGCGCCTCGTGCACAGCCCCCCCGCTCGCTCCGTGCTCCTTCTCGGCTACCCCGACGTCTACTCCGCCGCCGACCACATCGACGACATCCTGCGCTGCGACCCCATCGGACTGGAGGGGCTCGATGAGATGCTGACCCACTTCGTGAAGGAGAAGGGGCTGCACCCGGAGAACCTGGAGCTCCTTCCGGAAGGGAAGGGGTGGCTCCTTGCGGAGTTCGGCGGCGACACGAAGGAGGAGGCGAACGAAAACGCGAAGCGCGCCATGGAGGCGCTGCGCAAGGTGAAGAGCCCCCCGTCGATGAAGGTGTATCTCTCCGAGCACGAGGAGAAGAGGATCTGGGAGATCCGGGAATCGGGACTCGGTGCCACCGCCAATGTGCCGGGGGTGCCGCTGAGCTGGCCGGGGTGGGAGGATGCCGCGGTCCCGCCGCACAACCTCGGCGCCTACCTGCGCGACTTCCGCAAGCTCCTGGACGAGTACTCCCTCACCGCCGCCCTCTACGGACACTTCGGGGACGGCTGCATCCACTGCCGCATCACCTTCGACCTCTTCAGCGCCCAAGGGGTAAAGAACTTCACCTCCTTTCTCGACAGGGCCACCGATCTCGTGGTCCGCTACGGCGGCTCCTTCTCCGCCGAGCACGGTGATGGGCAGTCGAAGGCGATCTACCTGCGCAAGATGTACGGCGACGAGCTCATTGAGGCCTTCCGGCAGTTCAAGACCCTCTGGGACCCCCAGTGGAAGATGAACCCCGGGAAGGTCATCGACCCGTACCGCCCGGACGAGAACCTGCGCCTCGGGGTGGAATACAATCCGATCCAGCCCGAGACGCACTTCCGCTTCCCCAATGATGAGGGGAGCTTCGCGCGCGCCACCCTGCGGTGCGTCGGCGTGGGGAAGTGCCGCAGGACGCACGACGCCTTCATGTGCCCCAGCTTCCAAGTCACCAGGGAGGAGATGCACACCACCCGCGGCCGGGCCCACCTCCTTTTCGAGATGTTCCGCGGCGACTTCCTGAAGGACGGCTGGCGCTCGAAAGAGGTCCTGGAGGCGCTGGAGTACTGCCTCTCCTGCAAGGGGTGCAAGGGGGAGTGCCCGGTGAACGTGGATGTGGCGACCTACAAGGCCGAGTTTCTCTCCCACTATTACCGCTCCCGCCTTCGCCCGCGCCCCGCGTACTCCATGGGGCTGATCGGGAGGTGGGGGAGGATCGGTGCGAGGATGCCGCGGATGGCGAACTTCTTCTCTCGCACCCCGGGGCTGAGCACCGTTGCGAAGGGGATAGGGGGGATCGCGCAGGAGCGCACCATCCCCCTCTTCGCCGCGGAGACCTTCACCGCCTGGTACCGGCGCACGAAGAGGGAGCCGCGCGGCAACCGCCGCGTCGTCCTCTACACCGACATATTCAACGACTCCTTCTTTCCCGAAACGCTGAAGGCCGCCCTGGAGGTCCTGGAGCGCTACGGCTACGCGGTGACCCTGCTGCCGCACTCCCCCCCCGCGGTGCGCCCCCCCATCGACTACGGCATGATCGACCTGGCGAGGCGGGAGATGCTGCGCGCAGTCGAGCTCCTGAGCCCTTTCGTGCGCCAGGGGGTCCCGGTGGTGATCCTGGAGCCGAGCACCGCGGCGGCCTTTCGCGACGAGCTCCCGGGGCTCCTCCCCCAGCACCAGGACGGGCGCCGGGTAACGGACCTCACCTTTGTGCTGAGCGAGTTCATGCTGCGGGAAGGGCTGCGGCCGCCGAAACTCTCCGGAAATGCGCTCTTGCAGACGCACTGCCATCAGAAGGCGGTCCTCGACGGGGCGGCCGGTCGAAGGCTCCTTACCGACATGGGGCTCACGGTACAGGAGCCGCAGCAGAGCTGCTGCGGCATGGCTGGGTCGTTCGGCTTTGAGTCCGGAAAGTACGAGATCTCTCAAAAGATCGCCGAGCTTGCCCTTTTCCCCGCGGTGCGCAGGGCGAGCATCACCGACTATATCGTCGCCGACGGCTTCAGCTGCCGCACCCAGATCATGGAAGGCACCAGCCGTCAGGTACTGCACAGCGCCGAGCTCCTCCTCCTCGCCTTCAGGAGCGCGGCTCAGGGCGACGAAAATGATTAG
- a CDS encoding enolase C-terminal domain-like protein — protein MKGVVEHLSVEVLKIPTDSPEGDGTFRWDSTTMVLVHLAAEGARGIGYSYADAAAATLIEGKLAELVLGRTPFDIPACRAAMTASLRNLGADGIGMLALSAVDAALWDLKGKLLDLPLVRLLGGARGSVPVYGSGGFTTYTREQLQRQLSGWVEHGIPRVKMKVGAGVREEVDRVGAAREAIGAKAELFIDANGACTPKGALALAEAILPHRVSWFEEPVPHSDRAGLRQVRERAPAGMEIAAGEYGFTLGYFHDLLAAGAVDVLQADATRCGISGFMEAAVLASAYGVPLSAHCAPSLNLHPCCASPAVRHLEYFHDHVRIERLLFEGFVEPACGELAPAPARPGLGVTLREDVARRYRM, from the coding sequence GTGAAGGGGGTAGTCGAGCACCTGTCGGTGGAGGTTCTGAAGATCCCCACCGACTCCCCGGAGGGGGACGGCACCTTCCGCTGGGACTCCACCACCATGGTCCTTGTCCACCTCGCCGCGGAGGGGGCACGCGGCATCGGCTACAGCTATGCCGACGCCGCGGCGGCTACCCTCATCGAGGGAAAGCTGGCAGAGCTCGTCCTCGGGCGCACCCCCTTCGACATCCCCGCCTGCCGCGCCGCCATGACCGCCTCCCTTAGAAACCTCGGTGCCGACGGGATAGGCATGCTCGCTCTCTCCGCAGTCGACGCCGCCTTGTGGGACCTGAAGGGAAAGCTCCTGGATCTCCCGCTGGTGCGGCTTCTCGGTGGCGCCAGGGGAAGCGTCCCCGTCTACGGAAGCGGCGGCTTCACGACCTACACCCGCGAGCAGCTGCAGCGCCAGCTTTCCGGCTGGGTGGAGCACGGCATCCCCCGGGTGAAGATGAAGGTGGGGGCGGGGGTGCGGGAGGAGGTGGATCGGGTGGGGGCGGCGCGGGAAGCGATCGGCGCGAAGGCGGAGCTCTTCATCGATGCGAACGGCGCCTGCACCCCGAAGGGAGCGCTCGCCCTTGCAGAAGCGATCCTCCCCCACCGGGTGAGCTGGTTCGAGGAGCCGGTGCCGCACTCCGACCGGGCGGGGCTTCGCCAGGTGCGGGAACGGGCTCCTGCCGGCATGGAGATAGCGGCGGGTGAATACGGCTTCACCCTCGGCTACTTCCACGACCTCCTCGCCGCCGGTGCGGTCGATGTCTTGCAGGCGGACGCCACTCGTTGCGGCATCTCCGGCTTCATGGAGGCCGCCGTCCTGGCCTCTGCCTACGGGGTGCCGCTCTCGGCCCACTGTGCCCCGTCGCTGAACCTGCACCCCTGCTGTGCCTCCCCGGCCGTGCGGCACCTCGAGTACTTTCACGATCATGTGCGGATAGAGAGGCTTCTTTTCGAAGGCTTCGTGGAGCCGGCCTGCGGCGAGCTCGCTCCCGCCCCGGCAAGGCCGGGGCTCGGGGTGACGCTCAGGGAGGATGTGGCGCGGCGCTACCGGATGTAG
- a CDS encoding thiamine pyrophosphate-requiring protein → MATTASDYLVQRLFAWGVRRVYGYPGDGINGVMGALNRAQEKVEFIQARHEEEAAFMACAHAKFTGEVGVCMATSGPGAIHLLNGLYDAKLDHQPVVAIVGQQATAALGAEYQQEVDLISLFKDVAGQYVQMATNPAQIRQLVDRAIRISMAERTVTCIILPNDVQEMGAVPSPERKHGTTFTGIGFTRPEVVPRKDDLRRAAEILNSGRRVAMLVGAGALGAGEEVVEVAERLGAGVAKALLGKAALPDDLPFVTGSIGLLGTKPSWELMMNCDTLLMVGSGFPYAEFLPKEGQARGVQIDINPRMLGLRYPMEVNLQGDAALTLRALVPLLEKKSDRGWRSDIEREVAEWWQVMEARAMIAANPINPQRLFWELSSRLPDYSIVTCDSGSAANWYARDLKIRRGMMASLSGTLATMCPGVPYAIAAKMNYPQRPVVALVGDGAMQMLGINGLVTISKYWKSWSNPHLVILVLNNRDLNQVTWEQRVMNGDPKFSASQDLPPFPYAQYAQMLGLEGIELNDPAKIGAAWERALRADRPVVIDAHCDPDVPPLPPHITLEQAKGYMSSIFEGDPNVAGILKQSAKQMMSALLQRSEKKR, encoded by the coding sequence ATGGCAACAACCGCCAGTGACTATCTGGTGCAGCGTCTCTTCGCCTGGGGAGTGCGCAGGGTGTACGGGTATCCCGGGGACGGCATCAACGGCGTCATGGGAGCACTGAACCGCGCCCAGGAGAAGGTGGAATTCATACAGGCACGTCATGAGGAGGAGGCGGCCTTCATGGCGTGCGCCCATGCCAAGTTCACCGGCGAGGTCGGGGTGTGCATGGCGACCTCCGGACCGGGTGCGATACACCTGCTGAACGGGCTGTACGACGCGAAGCTCGACCATCAGCCTGTGGTGGCGATCGTAGGGCAGCAGGCGACGGCGGCGCTGGGGGCGGAGTACCAGCAGGAGGTGGATCTGATTTCCCTCTTCAAGGACGTGGCGGGGCAGTACGTGCAGATGGCGACGAACCCGGCGCAGATCAGGCAGCTCGTCGATCGCGCCATCAGGATTTCCATGGCGGAGCGCACGGTGACCTGCATCATCCTGCCAAACGACGTGCAGGAGATGGGGGCCGTTCCCTCACCGGAGCGCAAGCACGGCACGACCTTCACCGGGATCGGCTTCACCAGGCCGGAGGTGGTCCCCAGGAAGGACGATCTGCGGCGCGCAGCGGAGATCCTCAACTCCGGGCGCAGGGTCGCCATGCTCGTCGGGGCAGGGGCGCTCGGGGCGGGGGAGGAGGTCGTCGAGGTCGCCGAGCGGCTCGGCGCCGGGGTGGCGAAGGCGCTCCTCGGGAAGGCGGCGCTTCCGGACGATCTCCCCTTTGTGACCGGCTCCATTGGTCTTTTGGGGACGAAGCCGAGCTGGGAGCTCATGATGAACTGCGACACCCTCCTCATGGTGGGGAGCGGCTTCCCCTACGCGGAATTCCTCCCGAAGGAGGGGCAGGCGCGCGGGGTGCAGATCGACATCAACCCGCGCATGCTGGGGCTGCGCTACCCGATGGAGGTGAACCTGCAGGGGGATGCCGCCCTTACGCTGCGCGCCCTGGTACCCCTTCTGGAGAAGAAGAGCGACCGCGGCTGGCGCAGCGACATCGAGCGGGAGGTCGCCGAGTGGTGGCAGGTCATGGAGGCGCGCGCCATGATCGCCGCCAACCCCATCAACCCGCAGCGCCTCTTCTGGGAGCTCTCCTCGAGGCTTCCGGACTATTCCATCGTAACCTGCGATTCCGGCTCTGCAGCGAACTGGTACGCCCGCGACCTGAAGATCAGGCGCGGCATGATGGCCTCCCTTTCCGGTACGCTCGCCACCATGTGCCCGGGGGTCCCGTACGCCATCGCCGCGAAGATGAACTACCCCCAGCGTCCGGTCGTCGCGCTGGTGGGGGACGGCGCCATGCAGATGCTCGGCATCAACGGGCTGGTCACCATTTCAAAGTACTGGAAGAGCTGGAGTAATCCGCACCTGGTGATCCTCGTGCTGAACAACCGCGACCTGAACCAGGTCACCTGGGAGCAGCGGGTCATGAACGGAGACCCGAAGTTCAGCGCCTCCCAGGACCTCCCCCCCTTCCCGTACGCCCAGTACGCTCAGATGCTCGGGCTGGAGGGGATCGAGCTGAACGACCCGGCAAAGATCGGTGCGGCATGGGAGCGGGCGCTGCGCGCCGACCGCCCCGTCGTCATCGACGCCCACTGCGACCCGGACGTCCCCCCCCTCCCGCCGCACATAACGCTTGAGCAGGCGAAGGGGTACATGTCCTCCATCTTTGAAGGGGATCCGAACGTCGCCGGGATCCTGAAGCAGTCGGCGAAGCAGATGATGTCGGCGCTTCTGCAAAGAAGCGAGAAGAAGAGGTGA
- a CDS encoding cation:proton antiporter, whose translation MPPAASSRRCRAVSEMRIFQIIGILTSLSAAFAYLNHRLLRLPTTIGLMLQSLVLSLILMALLALGVDIARPAQAVLSRIDFDVLLLEGLLSFLLFAGSLFVQMDQLLDVKFDIALFSVVGVLISSALIGGVLLWGSILLGLGVRPLYAFLFGALISPTDPVAVLPTLRRLGVPKRTDAQIAGEALFNDGVGIVLFLSLLSLARGSGELDAADALLLFLRSGCGGVLFGTILGWAGYFIMKSVDDYQLEILVTLALVSGGYSLALSVGVSGPLAMVMAGLLIGGRGRERAMSPRTRENLDRFWELVEEMLNSILFTLIGLEVLVISGALTSVHLVTALLAIPVVLLARYLSVLAVGALLRLRTPFSWGSAWIMTWGGLRGGISIALALSLPPVPERSVLLFATYVVVVFSILVQGSTLRRLVPKKHPRP comes from the coding sequence ATGCCGCCCGCTGCGTCATCGCGTCGCTGCCGCGCCGTTAGCGAGATGCGCATCTTCCAGATCATAGGGATCCTCACCTCCCTCTCCGCGGCGTTTGCCTACCTGAACCATCGCCTGCTGCGCCTCCCCACCACCATCGGGCTCATGCTGCAGAGTCTGGTTCTCTCCCTTATCCTGATGGCGCTTCTCGCGCTCGGGGTGGACATCGCCCGCCCGGCGCAGGCGGTACTCTCCCGCATCGACTTCGACGTCCTCCTCCTGGAGGGGCTCCTCAGTTTCCTCCTCTTCGCCGGGTCGCTCTTCGTGCAGATGGACCAGCTCCTCGACGTGAAGTTCGACATCGCCCTCTTCTCCGTAGTCGGCGTCCTCATCTCCTCTGCCCTCATCGGCGGAGTCCTCCTCTGGGGGAGCATCCTCCTTGGTCTCGGCGTGCGACCCCTGTACGCCTTCCTCTTCGGAGCCCTCATCTCTCCCACCGACCCAGTCGCGGTTCTTCCGACCCTGCGCCGCCTCGGGGTGCCGAAGAGGACCGATGCCCAGATCGCGGGGGAAGCGCTATTCAACGACGGGGTGGGGATCGTCCTTTTCCTCTCCCTGTTGAGCCTCGCCCGCGGCAGCGGGGAGCTCGACGCCGCGGACGCCCTTCTCCTCTTTCTGCGCTCCGGGTGCGGAGGGGTCCTCTTTGGCACCATCCTCGGCTGGGCCGGCTATTTCATCATGAAGAGCGTCGACGACTACCAGCTGGAGATCCTCGTCACCCTCGCCCTGGTGAGCGGTGGCTACTCCCTCGCCCTCTCCGTGGGGGTCTCCGGGCCCCTTGCCATGGTTATGGCCGGGCTTCTCATCGGCGGACGGGGCCGGGAACGTGCCATGTCGCCGCGCACCCGGGAAAACCTGGACCGCTTCTGGGAGCTGGTGGAGGAGATGCTCAACTCGATCCTCTTCACCCTCATCGGGCTGGAGGTCCTCGTGATCAGCGGGGCGCTGACATCGGTGCACCTCGTGACCGCGCTCCTGGCGATCCCCGTCGTCCTTCTTGCCCGCTACCTCTCCGTCCTTGCGGTGGGAGCGCTGCTGCGCCTCAGGACCCCCTTCTCCTGGGGGAGCGCATGGATTATGACCTGGGGGGGGCTGCGCGGCGGCATCTCCATTGCGCTTGCCCTCTCGCTCCCCCCTGTGCCGGAGAGGAGCGTCCTTCTTTTCGCCACCTACGTGGTGGTGGTCTTCTCCATCCTCGTGCAGGGCTCCACCCTCCGCCGCCTGGTGCCGAAGAAGCACCCCCGCCCTTAG
- a CDS encoding phytoene desaturase family protein: protein MKRKGDRGGGGGRREVFVVGSGPNGLAAAIEMARHGHVVTVLEGSTTIGGGARTEPLTLPGFLHDVCSAIHPLAASSPFFRELPLERFGLRWIDPPAALAHPLDDGTTVLLMRDIEGTVASLDGKDAAPYRKIFAPLTEKWDGLSRDLLAPVHLPRHPLAMARFGMHALLPATSFLHNAFSGTRARALIAGMCAHSFLPLEQAGSASFGLVLGTLGHFAGWPVAAGGSGRLSAALAKYLEHLGGKILVGRRVANVDEFPAASLKILDITPRQLLALAGHRFPERYREKLGRYRYGPAVFKIDWALDGPIPWRDPACLHSATVHLGGTLEEIAASEREVWRGGHPERPFVLVAQQSLFDPERAPKGKHTGWAYCHVPNGSRVDMTERIERQMERFAPGFRELILARQTRNSAGLQLYNENFVGGDVNGGVQDLAQIVRRPVAGPRPYATPDSTLFICSSSTPPGGGVHGMAGYHAARCVIASLPRR, encoded by the coding sequence ATGAAAAGGAAAGGGGACAGGGGAGGGGGAGGGGGGCGCCGCGAGGTCTTCGTGGTCGGCTCCGGCCCGAACGGGCTCGCGGCGGCGATCGAGATGGCGCGCCACGGCCACGTGGTGACCGTTCTGGAAGGGAGCACCACGATCGGCGGCGGGGCGCGCACCGAGCCCCTCACTCTCCCCGGTTTCCTGCACGACGTCTGCTCCGCCATTCATCCACTGGCGGCCTCTTCCCCCTTCTTCCGCGAGCTCCCGCTGGAGCGCTTCGGGCTGCGCTGGATCGATCCCCCGGCGGCGCTGGCGCACCCCCTGGACGACGGCACGACGGTCCTCCTCATGCGCGATATCGAAGGGACCGTCGCCTCCCTCGACGGGAAGGACGCCGCCCCCTACCGGAAGATCTTCGCCCCGCTGACGGAGAAGTGGGACGGGTTGTCGCGCGACCTCCTCGCCCCGGTGCACCTGCCGAGGCACCCCCTCGCCATGGCGCGCTTCGGGATGCACGCGCTCCTTCCCGCCACCTCCTTCCTGCACAACGCCTTTTCCGGAACGCGCGCCCGCGCCCTCATTGCCGGGATGTGCGCCCACTCCTTCCTGCCTCTGGAGCAGGCCGGCAGCGCCTCCTTCGGACTCGTCCTCGGCACCCTCGGGCACTTCGCCGGCTGGCCGGTGGCGGCTGGAGGGTCGGGGCGCCTGAGTGCGGCGCTGGCGAAGTATCTGGAGCACCTGGGGGGGAAGATCCTCGTCGGGAGGAGGGTCGCCAATGTGGACGAATTCCCCGCCGCTTCGCTGAAGATCCTCGACATCACGCCGCGCCAGCTCCTCGCCCTCGCCGGGCACCGCTTTCCGGAGCGCTACCGGGAGAAGCTCGGCCGGTACCGCTACGGACCTGCCGTCTTCAAGATCGACTGGGCACTGGACGGGCCGATACCGTGGCGAGACCCTGCCTGCCTGCACTCCGCGACGGTCCACCTCGGCGGGACGCTGGAGGAGATCGCCGCCTCCGAGAGGGAGGTATGGCGCGGCGGACACCCGGAGCGCCCCTTCGTCCTCGTGGCCCAGCAAAGCCTCTTCGACCCGGAGCGCGCCCCGAAGGGGAAGCACACCGGCTGGGCCTACTGCCACGTCCCGAACGGTTCCCGCGTCGACATGACCGAGAGGATCGAGCGGCAGATGGAGCGCTTCGCCCCCGGTTTCCGCGAGCTCATCCTTGCCCGCCAAACCCGCAACAGCGCCGGGTTGCAGCTCTACAACGAGAACTTCGTAGGGGGGGATGTGAACGGCGGCGTCCAGGACCTGGCCCAGATCGTGCGGCGCCCGGTCGCCGGCCCGCGTCCCTACGCCACCCCTGACAGCACACTCTTCATCTGCTCCTCCTCCACCCCCCCCGGTGGCGGGGTGCACGGCATGGCGGGGTACCATGCCGCCCGCTGCGTCATCGCGTCGCTGCCGCGCCGTTAG